The genome window TCCGACCCGTTTCCACGCCCTCGCGCCGCTCGCCGCGGCCCTGCTGGGACTGGCCGCCTTCGGCGCGCAGGCCCAGTCCGTCACCAGCATCGTCGTCGCCTTCCCGCCCGGGGGCCCCGCCGACTCGCTCGCGCGCGTCGTCGCCACCCAGCTCGAGAAAGAGCTCAAGCAGACCGTCGTCATCGAGAACAAGCCGGGCGGCAACGGCGCCATCGCCGCCAGCCAGGTGGCCCGCGCACGGCCCGACGGCCAGACGCTGTTCCTGAGCTCGGTGGGCGCGATCTCGATCAACCCCGCCCTGTACCCCAAGCTGATCTACGATCCCGCCAAGGACTTCGCGCCGGTCTCCCTGCTGGTTTCCACGCCCGAGGTACTGGTTGTCGGCCCGGACAGCGCCAGCAAGACCGCCAAGGACTTCGTCGCCCACGCCAAGTCGGCCAAGGGAGCCACCATGGCCTCGTCCGGCGTGGGCAGCATGCCCCACATGGCCATCGTGCAGCTCAAGCTCTCGACCAAGGCCAACATCCTGCACGTGCCCTACAAGGGCGCGGCGCCCGCCATCACCGACACCATAGGCGGACAGGTCGACGGTTTCATTGGCGACATCTCGGGCCTGATGTCCAACATCAAGGCGAACAAGGTCAAGGCGCTCGCCATCGCCGCACCCAAGCGCTCGCCGCTCCTGCCCGACGTCCCGACCTTCGACGAACTGGGCGTGCCCAACGTCTACGCCAACAACTGGTACGGCCTGTACGCGCCCAAGAAAACCCCGGCCGACAAGGTCGCCGCATTGAACGCCGCAGTCCGCAAGGTGCTGGCCTCGCCCGAGCTGAAGGCCTATGCCGAATCGAGCGGGGTCGAGCTCTCGCCCACCACGCCCAAGGAGTTCGACGACCTGAGCCGCAAGGATGCCAAGAAGTGGGGCGACCTGATCCGGGCGGAAGGGATCAAGGCCGACGAGTAGGCCGCATTGAACTTGCCGCTGCGGCAGTCCTGACGCAGCCGGCCAGCCTTGCACGCAGCGCCTCGGCCAGTTCGTGCAGGGCTGGCAGCAATACGCTCCGTATGTGCCGGTTCGAGAACTCCTCGATGCTGTAGCTGACGTTGAGCACGAAGGTGCCCTCGTCCATGATCAGCGGCATCGCGGTCGATTCCGTGCCGTGGCCCCAGACCACGGAGCAATGGCCTTCGGCCTCGAAGCGCCTCAGGCTCGCCTCGATCTCGGCCGCGACGGCAGGCCAGTTGCGCTCATGGCGCGCCTTCAGGCGCAGCAGTTGCCCGGCTCGCTGGCGACGAGACAGGCTGGCCAGATACGCCCGGCCGACGGCATTCGTTTCCATCGGCCGGCGGTGCCCGGGTTCGATGCGCCGGGAAAGGCGCGAACGATCGCCGTGCGCCACGTGAAGATAGACCATGTCCAGTTCGTCCGGCACGGACAGGCCGACGTTGATGTGCTGCCTGGCACTCAGCGCCTGCATGAGGGGCACCGCTTCGTGCACGACCTGCGAGTCGAGCATGACCGCATGCGCAAGGCTAAGCACCGAGAACGACAGCCTGTAGGTCTGCAGGACCGGATCCTTCTTCAGAAAGCCGCCGTGCGCGAGCGTCTGCATCAGGCGGCTTACCGTGGCCTTGGGCAGGCCCGTTCGCTCGGCGACCTCGGCATTCCCCAAGGCGCCCAGACCAGGCCGGAAGCAACGCAGAATGCACAGTCCCCGCTCGAGCGAGCGGTTCATCGACGCGCTCGTTTTCTCCTGCGCGGCCGCTTCGGTGTGGCTACGCGTGGCCCGCATCGCGGCCCGCCGACTCTCCATGGATAGCTCCCCTTCGTTGCACCGTGCCATTGAGCCCCAAGCGCGGCTTCCCAGCACGAGGCCAGCCCGCGCACCGTTCCGGCAAGTGGAATCGGGTCATTGAGAGGCCTTTCCAGCGCTGCCTATACTCCGCCCAAAACATCGACCGAGCAAACAAGGTCGAACCTCGCAACCGGACGGAGACCACGATGAAACGCCCGTACCTGACGGCCCTGGTGTTGCTTGCCCTGGGCCCCACCCTGCCGGCCCACGCCCAGCAGCCCTACCCGAACCGCCCCATCAAGGTCATCGTCGGCTACCCCGCCGGCGGCACGCTCGACGGTCCCGCGCGCATCGTCACCCAGACCATGTCGCGCCTGGCGGGCCAGTCGTTCGTCGTCGAGAACCGCCCCGGCGCGAGCGCCAACATCTCCGCGGAAATCGTCGCCAAGGCGCCGGCCGATGGCTATACCCTGCTGCTCAGCTCATCCTCCCTCTCGTCCTCCGGCGCCTTGTTCAAGAACCTCCCGTTCGAACCGACGAAGGATTTTCGCCACGTGGGCCGCTTCTGCACCCTTCCCACCGTGATCGTCGCGCGCAAGGACCTGCCGGCGAACACCCTGCAGGAAGTCGTCGATCTGGCGAAACAGAATCCGGGCAAGCTGACGTACGGCTCGCCGGGCACGGGGACCGGCGCCCACATGTCGGGGGAAGTGCTGAACCGCTATGCCGGCATCCGCATCACCCACATCCCGTTCAAGGGCTCCGCCCAGGCCCTGACCAATATCTCGGGCGGCCACATCGATCTCATGATAGGCGGCCTCTCGACCATCGAGGGTGCCATCAAGGGCAAGCTGGTCAAGGTCCTGGCGGTGACGAATCCTGAACCATCCCCCGACCTGGTGGACGCCCCGACCATCCAGCAGGCCTTGAAAGACTATCAAGCACCCCGCCAATACCAGTTTTCGACCTGGCTGGGGCTGTCCGCGCCGGCCGGCACGCCAGATGCCGTCATCGACCGGCTCCAGGCCTTGCTGCAGGCCGCGCTGCAAGACCCGAAGACCCGCCAGGAACTGACCGCCATCGGCGTCTCGCCCGGCTTTCTACCCGGCATCGCGCTGCGGGAACAGATCGACGAGGAAGTGCCTGCCTATGCAAAGGTCGTCAAGGAAATCGGCATTGCCTTCGACTGACATGGAAACTTCCTCCTGCGTGCAGGCCGATCTGTCCGGACCCGTCGCCACACTGACCCTGAACCGGCCCGACCGGCTCAACGCGATGACCGTCGAGATGGACCGGCAATTGCGGGCCGCCTTCGACATCGCGAGCGACTCGCCCCAATGCCGGGTCATCATCATACGAGGCGCGGGCCGGGGATTCTGCTCGGGCGCCGATCGCGACACTGCTGGAGGCACGCAATCACCGCTTTCCTGGCAGCCGTGTCCGGCTCGTCTCGCGGAGTTCCGCTTCGGCTACCTGCTCGAGTCGCCCAAACCCGTGATCGCCGCCATCCATGGCGCGGCGATAGGCGTGGGGCTCGTCCTTGCCGCGTGCTGCGACATCAGGCTGGCGACTTGCGACGCCAAGCTGGGCTTCCCGTATTCGCGGCTGGGGCTGGTCGGGGAATACGGCATCGCCCACCTGCTTCCCGCCTTGCTGGGCAGCGGCATCGCGCGCGAACTCCTGCTGTCGGGTCGCCTGTTCAGCGGCACCCAGGCACTCGACATGGGACTGGCCAGCCACGTCGCCGATGCCGACGCCTTCGACGCACTGGTGCGCGAGTACGCCGAAGACCTGGCGCGCAACTGCTCGCCTCGCTCGATGGCCGTCATCAAGAACCAGCTGCGCGACGCCGCCCAGCAGACATTCATCGAGTCGCTGCATCGCGCGAACCGCGAACTCGATGCCGCCAGGCAATCGTCCGACTACGCCGAGGCCCGCGCGGCCCGGCGCGACCGCCGTCCTCCCGCCTTCACCGGAGATTGATCCAGATGGACTTCATCGATATCGCGACGCGCGACGGCGTGGCGGTCCTGACGCTGAACGCGCCAGCCACCCGCAACGCGCTGAGCGGGCCGGAACACTATGCCGCGGTCGAAGCCGCATGCGCACGCGTCGGCGCCGACCGCGAAATCCGCGCCGTGATCCTGACCGGCGCCGGCAGCGCCTTCTGCGCCGGCGGCAACGTCAAGAACATGTGGCAGCGCATCTGCGCGCCCGGCGCCGTTGCCGCCGACGAACGCTACCGGTACAAGGAGGGCATCCACCGCATCGTCCAGGCCCTGTACGGACTCGAGGTCCCCACCATCGCGGCGATCAACGGCCCGGCCATGGGTGCCGGGCTGGACCTGGCGTGCATGTGCGACATCCGCCTGGCCAGCGATCGCGCCCGGTTCGCCGAGAGCTTCGTTAAGCTGGGCATCATTCCGGGCGATGGCGGAGCATGGCTGCTGCAGCGGATCGTCGGCCCCTCGCGCGCGGCCGAGATGATCTTCACCGGCGACACCATCGATCCCACCCAGGCCCTGGCCTGCGGACTGGTTTCCCAGGTACTCCCGGCTGACGGCCTGATGGAGGCAGCCTGGGACCTGGCCCGCCGCATCGCCGCCAACCCTCCGCACGCGCTGCGCATGGCCAAGCGCCTGCTGCGCGAATCACAGCATGCCCGGCTCGAATCGATACTGGAAATGTCCGCGGCATTCCAGGCGCTGGCGCATTTCACCCCCGATCACCACGAGCTCGTGCAACGGGCCGCCACCCGGAGCACGGCAACGTGACGACGGCCAATCTTCCTCTCGAAGGCATCACCGTCCTCGACCTCGGACAGGTGTACCAAGGGCCCTATTGTGGCTTTCTGCTTGCCACTGGCGGCGCGAGAGTCATCAAGATCGAGCCGCCCGGCGGTGATTCCGTGCGCAGCCGCGCCGACGCGCCCGGAGGCAACTCGCTGGCCTTCGCCATGCTGAACGCCAACAAGGAAGGCATGACCCTGGACCTGAAGACCCAGGCCGGCAGGGACCTGCTGCTGCGCATGGTGGATCGGGCGGACGTGCTGCTGGAAAACTTCGCGCCTGGCGTGATGGACAGGCTGGGCCTGGGCGCGGACGCTCTGTGCGCGCGCAACCGCCGGCTGATCTACGCCTCGGGCAGCGGCTACGGATCGACCGGCCCCTATCGCGACGTCCTGGCCATGGACCTCACCATCCAGGCGATCGGAGGCATGATGTCGGTGACCGGTTTCGCCGATGGCCCGCCGGTGAAGGCCGGCGCCGCCGTCAGCGACTTCCTGGGCGGAGCGCACCTGTACGGCGCCGTCGTGACTGCCCTGTTGCAGCGCGAGCGCACGGGCGAAGGCTGCGCGGTCGAGACCGCCATGTTCGACATGTGCTACCACACGCTGGCTTCCAATCTGAGCATGATGCACAAACAGGGGCGGCCCGCGCCTCGAACGGGCAACCGGCACGGCGGACTGTCGGTGGTCCCCTACAACGTCTATCCGGCCCGGGACGGCCACGTCGCCATCATTTGCGTCAAGGACGCGCACTGGCGGAATCTGGCCCGCACCATGGACCGTCCGGAACTGGCGGACGATTCCCGCTATGCCAGCAACCGCGCACGCGCCGAGGCCATCGACGAAGTCGACGAACTCATCTCGTCGTGGTCCCGCCAGCACGGCAAGGAAGAAATTTTCCGGCTCTCCCAGCGTAACCGTTTCCCGGCGGCGCCCGTCCGAGACCTGCGTGAACTGAGCGAAGATCCGCACCTGCACCAGCGAGGCGCACTGCATTACATGGACCATCCGGTGCTGGGACGGATCGCGCTGCCGCATTCGCCGCTGCGCTTCGTCCGGCAACACCAGTTGCCGCTATCGCCGAATCCCGCGCTGGGAGAGCACAACGCCAGCGTGCTGACGAACATGCTTCGCATGTCCGACGAGGATATCCGCAACTACGATCGCCTCGGAGCGTTCGGCTCCGCCTGACCGACACCAGGCAGGCTTGCTGCCCGCGGCAAGCCCACGTATCGTTGCTCCGCATCGCAGGCAAGGAGACGCGGGATGACGATACGAACGACATGGCGCATGCTGGCCTGGGGCGGCTGCCTGGCCGCCAGCGCGGCCGCCGCCGAACCGCAGGCGATCGAAACGGAACTGGGCCCGGGCGCGCGCGCCGTCCGGGTGGTAGGCCAGCCCGGCGATTCCCCCTCGGCGCTGCGCGCCCGTCTCGACCAGCGCCTGGACGAACTGTGCCAGGGCCGGGTCTATGCCGTGTCCTACCAGGAAGGCCAATCCGTGCGACAGTGGCACGCAGCGGGCGGCTCGACCATGATGGCCGCCCCGGAAACCGTCGTTCCCTATGCCGATGCGCAGGCGGTGTGCGACCAGCAGCAAGACTGACCCGTCGAGACATTTCTGTCCACGGCGAGCTTTACCCGCACTTAGCCAGACTTTACGGCTCTGATCGCCCGCGATATTCGCCGGGACTATGAAGAAATCCGATACGTCGCCATCGGCTGCACGTTGCAGTGTTGATGGAAATCCCAACGGGCGTGCGCATCATCAGCCTGCGCAAGGCCAACTCTCGCGAGGTCCGAGCCTATGAGCAGAAACAAACGGCCGTTGACCGATGACTCCGGAGAAGCCCGGGAGCTTGGCGCGGAAGATCTGAAGCACTTCGGTTCCCCACACGAAGTTCTTCCCGAATCCCTGCGGGAGAGAATCGGCACCCGGCGGCGTGGTCCTCAAAAAACCCCGACCAAGGTTCCGGTCACCATCCGGCTTTCGCGCGAGGTCGTGGAACGCTTCAAGGCATCTGGCACGGGTTGGCAGACACGCGTCGATACCGCGCTGAAAGAATGGCTGGAGACGCACGAACCAGCGTGACCCCGCTTGGCCGCGAGAAGCCAGCCGGCCTTACACGCGCTTACACCCCCACACCCCGCGCCGCGAAAGAATCGTGAAACGGCGGGTCCAACGGCAGGACCCCTGGGAGCAGGCATGGCCGTACACGAACCCGCGATGCCCGGCATCGCCCTCAACCGCTTCGGACTGGGCACGCGACCCGACGACACGGCGCCCGCCGACGGCAGGCGGTGGCTGCTGGAACAGCTTGGCCGCTACGAGCCTCGCCCGGCCGCCTGGGACCCCCTGCCGGCCTCCGGCGACCTGGTCCGGGACACCGTCGCCCGCCAGCGCGAAATACGCGACACGCCCTCGGACCAGCAGGCTCCCGCCCGCGAGGCCCTGCGCAAGGCGCAGCGCCAGCATTACCTGGATGCCATCGACATGCGCACGCTGTCGGCATTGGATGCGCCCACGCCCTTCGTCGAACGGCTGGTGCATTTCTGGGCCAATCACTTCGCCATCTCGGCCGAGAATCCCGCCGTCGCGATGCTGGCGGGCAGCTTCGAGGCCGACGCCATCCGCCCGCACGTGCTCGGCCGTTTCGAGAACATGGTGCTGGCGGTGGAGCGCCATCCGGCGATGCTGCTGTTCCTGAACCAGAATGCGTCGATCGGCCCCGGCAGCGTGGCCGCGACCCGCGCCACGCGGCGCAATCCGGCACAGCAGCGCGGGCTGAACGAAAACCTGGCGCGCGAGATCATGGAACTGCACACACTGGGCGTGCGCAGCGGCTACGGCCAGGAAGACGTGACGGAGTTCGCGCGCGCCCTGACGGGCTGGTCGGTGGCCGGCCTGGGCGCGCCCGACACGCCCCGGCGCGGCGTCGAACTGGACCAAGGCACGGGCTACGCGTTCCAGGCCGAACGCCACGAGCCCGGCCCGCGCACGGTGCTCGGCCGCCGCTACGGCCAGGCCGGGCAGCAGCAGGCCGCCGCCATCATCCGCGATTTCGCGCGCGCCGATGCCACCGCGCGCCACGTGGCGACCAAGCTCGCCCGCCACTTCGTGGCCGACAACCCGCCGCCCGCGGTGGTCGAGCGGCTGGCCCGCGCCTACCGCGATCACGACGGTGAACTGAAGCCGGTCTACCAGGCGCTGATCGCGTCCCCGGAGGCCTGGCGCCCCGCGCCCGCCAAGTTCAAGACGCCCTGGGAATGGCTGGTGTCCGCGCTGCGCGGGCTGGGCCGCACCGACCTGCAAGGCGTGCGGGTGGCGGCCCTGATGCAGCAGTTGGGCCAGCCGCTGTGGCGCCCCGGTTCGCCCGCCGGCTACGACGACGTGGCGGGCAGTTGGGCCGCCCCCGACGCCCTGATGCGGCGCGTGGAACTGGCGGGCCGCCTGGCCAGCCTGCCGGACGCCGGCATGGATGCGCGCCAGCTGGCGCCCCGGCTGTTGCCCGGACAACTGGGCGAGGCCACCGCCACGGCGCTGTCGCGCGCCGAATCCGGACGCACCGCGATGGCGCTGCTGTTGGTGTCGCCCGAGTTCCTGAGGAGATGAAGCCATGACCATCGCCCATCCCCGGCGCCGCTGGCTCCAGCAGACCGCGCTTGCCGCGGCCGCCACGGCATTCGCGCCGCGCGTGCTGTTCGCGCGGGCCGAGACCGACCGGCGCTTCGTCTTCATCATCCAGCGCGGGGCGGCGGACGGCCTGAACACCGTGATTCCTTACGCGGACCCCGCCTATGCCGGGCTTCGGCGCGAACTGGCCATCGATCCCGCGCAGGCGATACGGCTGGACGGCAGCTTCGCCCTGCATCCCGCGCTGGCGGCCACCGGCGAACTCTACCGCGCCGGACAGGCGCTGTTCCTGCATGCCGTCGCGTCGCCTTACCGGGAACGTTCGCACTTCGACGGCCAGAACGTGCTGGAGACCGGCGGCACCCGCCCCTACCAGCGCAAGGACGGATGGCTGAACCGGTTGCTGGGCATGCTGCCCGGCCTTAAAGATGCCGAGGCGATCGCCCTGGCCCCCACCGTTCCGCTGGCGCTGCGCGGCCAGGGGCGGGTTGCGTCGTACGCGCCGTCCGCCCTGCCCGCGCCGCCGGACGACCTGCTGCTGCGCGTCCAGCAACTGTATGAACCCGATGCCCAGTTGCACACGCTGTGGGACGCCGCCCTGGAAGCGCGCGACATGGCGGGCCCCGGCCGGACCCGGCAGAATCCCGCCGAACTGGGCAAGCTGGCCGCCACGTTCCTGAAGCGCCCCGACGGTCCGCGCATCGCCATGGTGGAGACAGGGGGCTGGGATACCCATGCCGGCCAGAACGCCCGGCTGGCCGCGCAGTTGAAGAACCTCGACGCGCTGCTGGCCGCGTTGAAGGAACACCTGGGCGATGCCTGGACCCGGACCGTCGTCCTGGTCGCCACCGAGTTCGGCCGCACCGCCGCCGTCAACGGCACCGGCGGCACCGACCACGGTACGGGCTCCGCCGCCATGCTGGTCGGCGGCGCGGTCCGGGGCGGCCGCGTCATCGCCGATTGGCCGGGGCTGGGTCCGTCCCAGCTTCTGGAAGCGCGCGACCTGCGGCCCACCCTCGGCCTGCCCACGCTGATCGCCGCCACGGCCGCCGAGTGCTTCGCGCTGGACCCGGGGCGTACGCTGCAAACGCTGTATCCTGGACAGACGGCGGCAGGAAGGCTGCCGGGACTGCTGACGAGTTAGCCCCACCCATGCCCAAGGACCGCCCCGTCCCTTTCGCGCCACCCCGCCGGCAAGCCGCCGCGCCGCGCAACTCGCTGCTATGGATATTCGAGCCGCTGGAACGGGATGCCGGCTATTCCAGCAAGCGCATGTTCGGCTGCCTCGCCGCCTACCTGGACGACCTGCTGTGCCTGGTGGTGGCGGACCGGGGCGATCCCTGGAGCGGCCTGCTGGTGTGCACGTCCAAGGACCGGCACGCGGCGTTGATCGACGACGAGCCGGCGCTGCGGCCCCACGCGGTGCTGGGCAAGTGGCTGTACCTGCCCCAGGACCACGCGGAGTTCGAAACCACCGCGGCCAGACTGGCAGAACTCGCCAGGGCGCGCGACCCGCGCCTAGGCGTTGCGCCCCAGCCACGTGCCCGGCGAACACGGCGGGGTACCTTGGGTTGACCGCTACGGCGGCGGGGACGTCCCTTAGCGCGCCCGACCTTCCTGTGCGCCGGCCTCGCCCCGGTCACGCGGCAGGCAAGCCAGCACCAGCAGCGAACACGCCCCGGCGCAGATGAAGGCAACGCCATAGCCCCCACCGGCCGAGACGAATATCGCGAACAGCGTGGGCGCGACCATGTTGGTCAGGTTGACCAGGATGCTGGACCCCGCGGCGGTTTCCGAAATCATGTGCGGCGGCGAACGGCGCGCCACTTCGGCGATCTGCACGCCGTTCCAGCTCGCGGCCGAGCATCCCGCCACGAACGCCAGCAGAAGCGCCGCCCATAGCGGCCACGCCGGACTGGTAAGACCCAGCAGCGCCGTCGTCACCGCCGACAGCACGGCCGCGATCGACAGCACCGCGGTGGCCGACCGCAGATAATCGGACAGCCAGCCCAGCGCGATACGGCCGATCACCCCGCCCGCCTGCATGACCGCGAAGACCATGCCGGCCCGCCCCAGGGAATAACCCAGCCCGTCCACCAGATAGACCACGGTGAACGTGAACCAGCAGCTCTGGGATACGGCGAACAGGCTGCCGACGACGGAAATCTTCAGCAGGCCGCGGTTGTGCATCAGCGAGGCCAGGGGCACGCCCAGGGTCCGCAGCGACCGCCACGTCGGCACGGGGAAGGAGCGGCCCGTGCGCTCGGGGATCTCGTCCAGGCCGGCGCTCAGCCGCCAGGTCAGCGCGATGGGCAGCAATACGACCACCGCGCAGGCCAGCAGCGCGATGCGCCAGCCCGCCAGCGCCACCACGGCGGGCACCAGCAGCCCCGCCATCACGCCGCCCAGCGGCACCCCGGCCTGCTTGATCGAAAACATCAGGTTGCGCTTGCCCGGCGGGGAGAATCTTTGCAGGACCTCGCTGCCGGCCGGGTTGGCGGCGCCATTGCTCAATCCCATGGCAAAACACGCGGCCAGCGCGACGCCCAGGCTGGGATACAGCAGGAACGCCAGGCAGACGGCCCCCAGCGACAGCGTCAGTTGCAGGGTGCGCATCCCGCCAACCTGCTTGAGCAGGGCGGAGCCCGCCAGCAGGATGGCCAGTCCCCCCATCGAATTGCTGGCGGTCAGGTAACCGATGGAACTGCCGCTCCAGCCGAACTCCGCGGACATGGCCGGCGCGATAATGGGAATGAGTCGGGTCAAAAACGACGAAATTGTCTGCAAAATGCAAATGGCCACTACAGGCATCAGCCAAGCCGGTGCGGTGCTTGTCATCGAGTCTCTTGCGTCGCGCTTGTCGGGGATGCCAGGGGAAAGCGGCGTCCCGCCCGGTGATCCGGGGGTTTGCCTTTCATGATACCGCTAAGGTTCCTGACGATCTGCGTGGATCGCGGCGGTTGCCCAATTGCGGCAAACAGGGCAACATGGCCCACCACCGGGTCACAGGCTTTCGCCAGACCCATTTAGGAGCGAGCAGTTTGCCCAAGGAAGATTTGA of Pigmentiphaga sp. H8 contains these proteins:
- a CDS encoding tripartite tricarboxylate transporter substrate binding protein, yielding MFHPTRFHALAPLAAALLGLAAFGAQAQSVTSIVVAFPPGGPADSLARVVATQLEKELKQTVVIENKPGGNGAIAASQVARARPDGQTLFLSSVGAISINPALYPKLIYDPAKDFAPVSLLVSTPEVLVVGPDSASKTAKDFVAHAKSAKGATMASSGVGSMPHMAIVQLKLSTKANILHVPYKGAAPAITDTIGGQVDGFIGDISGLMSNIKANKVKALAIAAPKRSPLLPDVPTFDELGVPNVYANNWYGLYAPKKTPADKVAALNAAVRKVLASPELKAYAESSGVELSPTTPKEFDDLSRKDAKKWGDLIRAEGIKADE
- a CDS encoding IclR family transcriptional regulator, translating into MESRRAAMRATRSHTEAAAQEKTSASMNRSLERGLCILRCFRPGLGALGNAEVAERTGLPKATVSRLMQTLAHGGFLKKDPVLQTYRLSFSVLSLAHAVMLDSQVVHEAVPLMQALSARQHINVGLSVPDELDMVYLHVAHGDRSRLSRRIEPGHRRPMETNAVGRAYLASLSRRQRAGQLLRLKARHERNWPAVAAEIEASLRRFEAEGHCSVVWGHGTESTAMPLIMDEGTFVLNVSYSIEEFSNRHIRSVLLPALHELAEALRARLAGCVRTAAAASSMRPTRRP
- a CDS encoding tripartite tricarboxylate transporter substrate binding protein, which codes for MKRPYLTALVLLALGPTLPAHAQQPYPNRPIKVIVGYPAGGTLDGPARIVTQTMSRLAGQSFVVENRPGASANISAEIVAKAPADGYTLLLSSSSLSSSGALFKNLPFEPTKDFRHVGRFCTLPTVIVARKDLPANTLQEVVDLAKQNPGKLTYGSPGTGTGAHMSGEVLNRYAGIRITHIPFKGSAQALTNISGGHIDLMIGGLSTIEGAIKGKLVKVLAVTNPEPSPDLVDAPTIQQALKDYQAPRQYQFSTWLGLSAPAGTPDAVIDRLQALLQAALQDPKTRQELTAIGVSPGFLPGIALREQIDEEVPAYAKVVKEIGIAFD
- a CDS encoding enoyl-CoA hydratase-related protein; the encoded protein is METSSCVQADLSGPVATLTLNRPDRLNAMTVEMDRQLRAAFDIASDSPQCRVIIIRGAGRGFCSGADRDTAGGTQSPLSWQPCPARLAEFRFGYLLESPKPVIAAIHGAAIGVGLVLAACCDIRLATCDAKLGFPYSRLGLVGEYGIAHLLPALLGSGIARELLLSGRLFSGTQALDMGLASHVADADAFDALVREYAEDLARNCSPRSMAVIKNQLRDAAQQTFIESLHRANRELDAARQSSDYAEARAARRDRRPPAFTGD
- a CDS encoding crotonase/enoyl-CoA hydratase family protein produces the protein MDFIDIATRDGVAVLTLNAPATRNALSGPEHYAAVEAACARVGADREIRAVILTGAGSAFCAGGNVKNMWQRICAPGAVAADERYRYKEGIHRIVQALYGLEVPTIAAINGPAMGAGLDLACMCDIRLASDRARFAESFVKLGIIPGDGGAWLLQRIVGPSRAAEMIFTGDTIDPTQALACGLVSQVLPADGLMEAAWDLARRIAANPPHALRMAKRLLRESQHARLESILEMSAAFQALAHFTPDHHELVQRAATRSTAT
- a CDS encoding CaiB/BaiF CoA-transferase family protein, with translation MTTANLPLEGITVLDLGQVYQGPYCGFLLATGGARVIKIEPPGGDSVRSRADAPGGNSLAFAMLNANKEGMTLDLKTQAGRDLLLRMVDRADVLLENFAPGVMDRLGLGADALCARNRRLIYASGSGYGSTGPYRDVLAMDLTIQAIGGMMSVTGFADGPPVKAGAAVSDFLGGAHLYGAVVTALLQRERTGEGCAVETAMFDMCYHTLASNLSMMHKQGRPAPRTGNRHGGLSVVPYNVYPARDGHVAIICVKDAHWRNLARTMDRPELADDSRYASNRARAEAIDEVDELISSWSRQHGKEEIFRLSQRNRFPAAPVRDLRELSEDPHLHQRGALHYMDHPVLGRIALPHSPLRFVRQHQLPLSPNPALGEHNASVLTNMLRMSDEDIRNYDRLGAFGSA
- a CDS encoding BrnA antitoxin family protein codes for the protein MSRNKRPLTDDSGEARELGAEDLKHFGSPHEVLPESLRERIGTRRRGPQKTPTKVPVTIRLSREVVERFKASGTGWQTRVDTALKEWLETHEPA
- a CDS encoding DUF1800 family protein translates to MAVHEPAMPGIALNRFGLGTRPDDTAPADGRRWLLEQLGRYEPRPAAWDPLPASGDLVRDTVARQREIRDTPSDQQAPAREALRKAQRQHYLDAIDMRTLSALDAPTPFVERLVHFWANHFAISAENPAVAMLAGSFEADAIRPHVLGRFENMVLAVERHPAMLLFLNQNASIGPGSVAATRATRRNPAQQRGLNENLAREIMELHTLGVRSGYGQEDVTEFARALTGWSVAGLGAPDTPRRGVELDQGTGYAFQAERHEPGPRTVLGRRYGQAGQQQAAAIIRDFARADATARHVATKLARHFVADNPPPAVVERLARAYRDHDGELKPVYQALIASPEAWRPAPAKFKTPWEWLVSALRGLGRTDLQGVRVAALMQQLGQPLWRPGSPAGYDDVAGSWAAPDALMRRVELAGRLASLPDAGMDARQLAPRLLPGQLGEATATALSRAESGRTAMALLLVSPEFLRR
- a CDS encoding DUF1501 domain-containing protein, with amino-acid sequence MTIAHPRRRWLQQTALAAAATAFAPRVLFARAETDRRFVFIIQRGAADGLNTVIPYADPAYAGLRRELAIDPAQAIRLDGSFALHPALAATGELYRAGQALFLHAVASPYRERSHFDGQNVLETGGTRPYQRKDGWLNRLLGMLPGLKDAEAIALAPTVPLALRGQGRVASYAPSALPAPPDDLLLRVQQLYEPDAQLHTLWDAALEARDMAGPGRTRQNPAELGKLAATFLKRPDGPRIAMVETGGWDTHAGQNARLAAQLKNLDALLAALKEHLGDAWTRTVVLVATEFGRTAAVNGTGGTDHGTGSAAMLVGGAVRGGRVIADWPGLGPSQLLEARDLRPTLGLPTLIAATAAECFALDPGRTLQTLYPGQTAAGRLPGLLTS
- a CDS encoding MFS transporter; translation: MTSTAPAWLMPVVAICILQTISSFLTRLIPIIAPAMSAEFGWSGSSIGYLTASNSMGGLAILLAGSALLKQVGGMRTLQLTLSLGAVCLAFLLYPSLGVALAACFAMGLSNGAANPAGSEVLQRFSPPGKRNLMFSIKQAGVPLGGVMAGLLVPAVVALAGWRIALLACAVVVLLPIALTWRLSAGLDEIPERTGRSFPVPTWRSLRTLGVPLASLMHNRGLLKISVVGSLFAVSQSCWFTFTVVYLVDGLGYSLGRAGMVFAVMQAGGVIGRIALGWLSDYLRSATAVLSIAAVLSAVTTALLGLTSPAWPLWAALLLAFVAGCSAASWNGVQIAEVARRSPPHMISETAAGSSILVNLTNMVAPTLFAIFVSAGGGYGVAFICAGACSLLVLACLPRDRGEAGAQEGRAR